From Astatotilapia calliptera chromosome 19, fAstCal1.2, whole genome shotgun sequence, a single genomic window includes:
- the LOC113012012 gene encoding gap junction alpha-10 protein-like, protein MGDWNLLGSILEEVHIHSTIVGKIWLTILFIFRMLILGAAAEDVWDDEQSEFVCNTDQPGCKAVCYDRAFPISLIRFWVLQVIFVSAPSLVYMGHALYCIRSLEKERHRRRAQLKEELDEAELALDEQKRVERELRRLEEQRKVKKAPLRGSLLRTYIIHILTRSVVEICFILGQYILYGVQLEPLYKCERLPCPNSVDCYISRPTEKTIFMAFMIAIAGVSLFLNILEISHLGIRKIKQVLYAERYTEDDSLIYKSKRKSSLPHLCVTSNVSPHDGPLTQTFKVIPGADLKPSHYNSGLKANQDAPRHNSLAHVGHSQTIYIYPQARNPPTSALSCAIQAPQTSEGSEVPTNLDLSQAWIPVMSTADGTQTSHKDIHEEDHPHPSHLEALLASSNVRPRAIPNLNENERRESVGSEFLIPNTRKTSFMIRPPSESLSSMTGSTSPSLHTSEESDELGSLQGDMPMMPPAGGRRMSMSMFLDISSIMKK, encoded by the exons ATGGGTGACTGGAACCTGCTGGGCAGCATCCTAGAAGAGGTCCATATACATTCCACCATTGTGGGAAAGATCTGGCTTACTATACTCTTCATCTTTCGCATGCTTATTCTGGGAGCAGCTGCTGAGGATGTATGGGATGATGAGCAGTCAGAGTTTGTCTGCAATACTGACCAACCAGGCTGTAAGGCAGTCTGCTACGATCGTGCTTTCCCCATTTCCCTAATTCGCTTCTGGGTCTTGCAAGTGATTTTTGTGTCTGCGCCTTCACTCGTCTACATGGGCCATGCTCTTTACTGCATTCGTTCATTGGAGAAGGAACGTCACCGACGACGGGCCCAGCTAAAGGAGGAGCTTGATGAGGCTGAGTTGGCGTTGGATGAACAAAAGCGGGTGGAAAGAGAGCTGAGGAGATTGGAAGAGCAGAGGAAGGTGAAGAAGGCACCTCTGAGAGGCTCTCTATTGAGAACATACATCATCCATATCCTTACACGCTCCGTGGTGGAGATCTGCTTCATCCTGGGCCAGTATATACTATATGGTGTCCAGCTGGAGCCTCTCTATAAGTGTGAGAGACTGCCTTGCCCCAACAGCGTAGACTGTTACATCTCTAGGCCCACAGAGAAGACGATATTTATGGCCTTCATGATTGCCATCGCTGGTGTCTCACTTTTCCTAAACATTCTAGAAATATCCCACTTAGGTATCAGGAAAATCAAACAGGTGTTGTATGCAGAGAGGTACACAGAAGATGACAGTTTGATTTACAAGTCCAAGAGGAAGTCATCCCTACCACATCTCTGTGTAACAAGCAATGTATCACCTCACGATGGGCCTTTAACTCAAACCTTCAAAGTGATTCCAGGGGCGGACCTGAAACCGAGTCATTACAACAGTGGGCTCaaagccaatcaggacgcaccAAGACACAACAGCTTGGCTCATGTGGGGCACAGTCAAACCATCTATATCTATCCCCAAGCAAGGAATCCACCCACGTCTGCCCTGAGCTGTGCAATCCAAGCTCCCCAAACTAGTGAGGGTTCAGAGGTCCCCACAAACCTGGACCTCAGTCAAGCCTGGATCCCTGTCATGTCCACTGCAGATGGGACTCAAACAAGCCACAAGGACATTCATGAGGAAGACCATCCTCACCCCAGCCATTTGGAAGCTCTGCTGGCCAGTAGCAACGTCAGGCCCAGAGCTATTCCAAAtcttaatgaaaatgaaagaagggAGTCAGTGGGGAGCGAGTTCCTGATCCCCAACACTCGGAAGACTAGCTTTATGATCAGGCCGCCATCTGAGAGCTTGTCGTCCATGACTGGCTCCACAAGTCCCTCCTTACATACATCAGAAGAGTCAGATGAACTGGGGTCCTTGCAGGGAGACATGCCGATGATGCCACCAGCCGGAGGCCGAAGAATGTCAATG AGTATGTTTCTGGATATCTCCTCAATCATGAAGAAGTGA